The nucleotide window CCGCCAACTCCACCGCCACAGGCATTAACGCCCCTTGGACAACCAGCACCGCCGGCCGTTTAACAATCACCTCCAAAAACTGTCCCAACTGATCCGCCCAATCCTCTGGGTAAAAGGCCACATGGGGTAAATCACCATCGCCGCAGCCGAGTAAATCTGGGTTATAAATCGCTGCCTTCCCCCCCATCCCAAACCAGGCCTGGCAAAACCGCCCCCAAAACCGCCGCGATAAGCCGACTCCAATGGGATGAATTAAGACTAAGGGGGCCGGGTCAACACCACTTTGCGCCGGGTAATGCTGATAGACGCATTGATAGGTTTGCCAACGGTAGGCCTGGAGGGGAGGAGAGGCAATCATAAATGGGTTAACCTAACACGCACAGTTTCCAGCCTAACCGTTGGTCGCGTCTTTAGGAATTCACTTGCTGGGCCTGGAGGTAGGCTTGCATCACCCGGACTTGATGGTGATCGGGATGGGCATAACTGTGACAGCGTTTGACTTCAGCAATGGCCGCCTCCAAGGGGAGATTCTGGCTCTGAGTCAGGTACAAGGCACAGACGGAAGCTGAACGCCCCACCCCGGCTAAACAATGGACATAGACCGTATGCCGCTTTTTGAACCACTGCTGGAGAATTGCCATGGCCTGGGCAAACTGTTCAACGTCCGGCACTCCCCCTTTAAACCCATCGGGAATCGGCATGCGTTGCCAAAGAAAATTACTGCTCAAGTCTTTCGGTAGCTCAATTT belongs to Pseudocalidococcus azoricus BACA0444 and includes:
- a CDS encoding protein-tyrosine phosphatase family protein: MPERFSWILPDQLAVGSVPNASASTFYLRRVGITAVLTLTEATEIELPKDLSSNFLWQRMPIPDGFKGGVPDVEQFAQAMAILQQWFKKRHTVYVHCLAGVGRSASVCALYLTQSQNLPLEAAIAEVKRCHSYAHPDHHQVRVMQAYLQAQQVNS